One region of Peromyscus eremicus chromosome 4, PerEre_H2_v1, whole genome shotgun sequence genomic DNA includes:
- the Ppp1r26 gene encoding protein phosphatase 1 regulatory subunit 26: MFLMNAPPVVALQSRWEAFGQPRSFCFPDCFSESKEDASRASVSARVQMLISTLQRDEAALGMSHERVTQRGQRAERCRDTRLAPKHAVCREQPELPACGLVADCKPLEKDEAGKQGPLELDSDSDDSVDRDIEEAIQEYLKAKGGASEPMSRAAPCVPEPSHSCTLPIPCPPQLTPDSGSVPVGASEDQGSTSPASMSSEDSFEQSIQAEIEQFLNEKRQHENPKCDGSVDKKSDPNESPARLRGNRETSSRAALIGTCKEFIFRKPPRLTKMSVQPRNFRPKVTAEPETLASTKLTAHRPEAAQNRGGVKRSVPARRSKRIRNLAPVHQASDSSSDDGIEEAIQLYQLEKTRSEASGDPPPRTQLKEESPGSAQPSALPEAHRRPPSKKKPAAPKVTDTTLGGLHPDPLSKLLKDSRASGPLGHTAARSEAVHQASSCLADTSTELMCAEAILDISKTILPAPVEGSDRPPSVNPLFCPPPVPPRSEGDSSNVDSDDSIEQEIRTFLALKAQVGSLQPAQGPLSPPGPGGQTGIPKASLTKTPDLPQGCKRKRRGGGSTTVPKKIKEGRESAQDSDHIPGKGQPGHDGWDPPSQSKVTEAPGGEPEARDQPVPSRIAALSDTPPSQGHGGLGKAGEGKSVGEKESSEDKSSSLDSDEDLDMAIKDLLRSKRKFKKRCRDPRAAWKKVRFGTTETRCGERLSSLPGDGKDHGQQALRSCLSKCRGDSKDGLGRSPVSIFSSVAERVKLGGTGGEDAAPALLPRKKSPEGVPPSKDTGASGRPLSASSPLSEDSSVDSDDSIELEIRRFLAEKAKESVRSSEPQGGPAKPELPCRKEPTPGLQPGVCTRSQKARGTPQLAEGRRGPERARTQAAGLLSQTGKGTPRAEQATRLPTALGRSEPAPPKNTSRNNSAKVSPPSRKSTSVHKDQSPRGNHTAVAESVFGQLPSCVKVGAEAGSAGGTFHLNYGSQNLLTPNPGPQADLTLPWSDFAHQSRLSSPWALNPGPGTLWTGVFGAEKEKGATSEAGGPSGLSSGPRKGLPFLSTQLFHFGKSVSWGSKQAGLFSPSLGLPLQGPAFSAFRETQPGHSPVFGSPHLLMKDSGHWPSRKAQGALRQQDRRNAGSEDNVLDLRYRHRVDREHQDQEALGSDASEFSDTSVEDGGSMTVSSKGLKL, from the coding sequence ATGTTCCTCATGAACGCCCCTCCAGTGGTGGCGCTCCAGTCCAGATGGGAGGCCTTTGGCCAGCCCAGGAGCTTCTGCTTTCCTGACTGCTTCTCAGAGTCTAAAGAGGACGCCTCCCGGGCCTCAGTGAGCGCCAGGGTACAGATGCTCATCAGCACACTGCAGAGAGACGAGGCTGCCCTGGGCATGAGCCATGAGCGTGTCACACAGAGAGGACAACGTGCAGAAAGGTGCCGGGACACCAGACTGGCCCCCAAACATGCTGTGTGcagagagcagccagagctccctGCCTGTGGTCTTGTTGCAGACTGTAAACCCCTAGAGAAAGATGAAGCTGGGAAGcagggtcccctggagctggattctGACAGCGATGACTCCGTGGACCGGGACATCGAGGAGGCCATCCAGGAGTACCTGAAGGCAAAAGGTGGGGCTTCTGAGCCTATGTCCCGAGCAGCCCCTTGTGTGCCAGAGCCTTCCCACAGCTGCACCCTACCCATCCCATGCCCCCCACAACTCACTCCTGACTCAGGTAGTGTTCCTGTGGGAGCCAGTGAGGATCAGGGCTCCACCTCCCCAGCTAGCATGAGCAGCGAGGATTCCTTTGAACAGAGCATCCAAGCTGAGATCGAACAGTTTCTTAATGAGAAAAGACAGCATGAAAACCCAAAGTGCGATGGGTCTGTGGATAAAAAATCAGATCCAAACGAAAGCCCTGCCAGACTTAGAGGGAACCGAGAGACCTCATCCAGGGCAGCTCTGATAGGAACCTGCAAGGAGTTCATCTTCCGCAAACCTCCCAGGTTAACAAAGATGAGCGTGCAGCCCAGAAACTTCCGGCCGAAGGTCACCGCAGAGCCTGAGACCCTGGCGAGCACAAAGCTGACTGCCCACAGACCAGAGGCTGCACAGAACAGGGGTGGAGTGAAGAGGAGCGTGCCTGCCAGGCGAAGCAAGCGCATCAGAAACTTGGCCCCAGTGCACCAGGCATCTGACTCCAGCAGTGACGATGGCATCGAGGAGGCCATCCAGCTGTACCAGCTAGAGAAAACCAGGAGCGAGGCCAGTGGGGACCCACCTCCGAGGACCCAGCTGAAAGAGGAGAGCCCTGGCAGTGCGCAGCCAAGTGCCTTGCCTGAAGCCCACAGGAGGCCCCCAAGCAAGAAAAAGCCAGCAGCCCCAAAGGTTACGGACACCACCCTGggggggctccaccctgaccccCTCTCGAAGCTCCTAAAGGATTCGAGAGCCTCTGGACCCCTAGGGCACACAGCTGCCAGGAGCGAAGCTGTGCACCAGGCGTCATCGTGCCTAGCGGACACATCCACCGAGCTGATGTGCGCAGAAGCCATCCTGGACATTTCCAAGACCATCCTGCCAGCCCCCGTGGAAGGCAGTGACAGGCCTCCATCCGTGAACCCACTCTTCTGTCCCCCACCAGTACCTCCCCGCTCTGAAGGTGACAGCAGCAACGTTGACAGTGATGACAGCATAGAGCAGGAGATCCGGACATTTTTGGCCCTCAAGGCACAGGTGGGGAGTCTGCAGCCTGCCCAGGGCCCGCTGTCCCCACCCGGCCCCGGTGGCCAGACTGGCATCCCCAAGGCATCTCTTACTAAAACACCGGATCTTCCCCAGGGCTGCAAACGGAAACGGAGAGGTGGCGGCAGCACTACGGTGCCCAAGAAGATAAAGGAGGGTCGAGAAAGTGCCCAGGACAGTGATCACATCCCGGGGAAGGGGCAGCCTGGCCATGATGGTTGGGACCCTCCCAGCCAGAGCAAAGTCACAGAGGCCCCAGGAGGAGAGCCTGAGGCCAGGGACCAGCCTGTCCCTTCCAGGATAGCTGCGCTCAGTGATACACCGCCGTCACAAGGCCACGGGGGTCTCGGGAAAGCAGGCGAGGGGAAGAGTGTGGGTGAGAAAGAGAGCTCTGAGGATAAGAGCAGTTCTCTGGACAGCGATGAGGACCTGGACATGGCCATCAAGGACCTGTTAAGATCGAAGCGGAAGTTCAAGAAGAGGTGCCGAGACCCCCGGGCTGCGTGGAAGAAGGTCAGATTCGGCACCACAGAGACTCGTTGTGGAGAGAGGCTGAGCAGCCTCCCTGGGGACGGGAAGGACCACGGGCAGCAGGCCCTACGGAGCTGTCTGTCCAAGTGCAGAGGGGACAGCAAAGATGGCCTGGGAAGAAGCCCAGTAAGCATCTTCAGCAGCGTGGCAGAGAGGGTGAAGCTGGGTGGCACAGGGGGTGAGGATGCAGCCCCAGCCTTGCTTCCCAGGAAAAAGAGTCCAGAAGGGGTTCCTCCCTCTAAGGACACAGGAGCCAGTGGCCgccctctttctgcctccagccCTCTGTCTGAGGACAGCTCAGTGGACAGCGATGATAGCATCGAGCTGGAGATCAGACGGTTTTTGGCAGAAAAGGCCAAGGAGTCTGTACGCAGTTCAGAACCTCAAGGGGGCCCTGCCAAGCCAGAGCTGCCCTGCAGGAAAGAGCCAACCCCAGGGTTGCAGCCTGGAGTGTGCACCCGGAGCCAAAAAGCCAGGGGAACCCCTCAGCTGGCCGAAGGAAGGAGAGGCCCAGAGAGAGCTCGGACACAGGCAGCCGGCCTCTTAAGCCAGACTGGGAAGGGCACCCCTCGTGCTGAGCAGGCCACTCGCCTCCCCACTGCCCTGGGCCGAAGCGAGCCAGCACCGCCCAAGAACACCAGCAGGAACAATTCTGCCAAAGTGTCTCCACCAAGCAGGAAGAGTACCAGTGTTCACAAGGACCAGAGCCCACGGGGAAACCACACCGCCGTGGCAGAAAGTGTTTTCGGTCAGCTGCCCAGTTGTGTCAAAGTGGGTGCTGAGGCTGGGAGTGCTGGGGGGACCTTTCACCTGAACTATGGCAGCCAGAACTTGCTGACTCCCAATCCTGgaccccaggctgacctcaccCTCCCCTGGAGTGACTTTGCACACCAGAGCAGGCTGTCCAGCCCATGGGCACTGAATCCCGGACCAGGCACACTGTGGACAGGGGTCTTcggggctgagaaagaaaagggggcCACATCAGAGGCTGGGGGCCCATCCGGCCTCTCCTCAGGCCCCAGGAAGGGCCTGCCCttcctctccacccagctctTCCACTTCGGGAAGAGTGTCTCCTGGGGGAGCAAACAGGCTGGCCTCTTCAGTCCCAGCCTGGGCCTGCCCCTGCAGGGTCCAGCATTCTCAGCCTTCAGGGAGACCCAGCCTGGCCACAGCCCTGTGTTTGGAAGCCCACACTTGCTTATGAAGGACAGTGGGCACTGGCCAAGCCGGAAGGCTCAGGGGGCCCTGAGACAGCAGGACAGGAGGAATGCTGGCTCTGAGGACAATGTCCTAGACCTGAGATATCGACACAGGGTTGACAGGGAACACCAGGACCAGGAGGCCTTGGGCAGTGATGCCAGCGAATTCAGTGACACCTCTGTGGAGGACGGGGGCAGCATGACAGTGAGCAGTAAAGGCCTCAAGTTGTGA
- the Pierce1 gene encoding piercer of microtubule wall 1 protein has protein sequence MSEENPQECTEPLEPKAKSAPEKTSDYYRVSEQLPVRFNNPGWFRGYRTNELVSMYRTSNQTYGSRAPTVHEMPTVFYPSSNKFSRECSASGMFLNNTFNVGLEKSVVTGPDNYITHYDRLNFHPSYNVNRPSICD, from the exons ATGTCTGAAGAAAACCCCCAAGAGTGCACGGAGCCGTTGGAGCCCAAGGCTAAGTCCGCCCCAGAGAAGACGAGCGACTACTACCGCGTGAGCGAGCAGCTCCCAGTCAGGTTCAACAACCCGGGGTGGTTTCGTGGCTACAG GACCAATGAGCTTGTCTCCATGTACAGGACCAGTAACCAAACCTACGGGAGCAGAGCACCCACAGTGCATGAGATGCCG ACTGTATTTTATCCATCTTCAAATAAGTTTTCCAGAGAATGTTCAGCTTCTGGAATGTTCCTGAATAATACTTTTAATGTCGGCTTGGAGAAGAGCGTGGTGACAGGCCCTGACAATTACATCACCCACTATGACCGCCTTAACTTTCACCCCAGTTACAATGTCAACAGGCCATCCATCTGTGACTAA